The genome window AAGCACTTACTGATAACATCTTGACTTTGTCCTGGTCCACGCACAGTCATTGTTTCAGAGGTCAGAGTAACCAaaagcttgtttttctttttctggatGGTTTTCAGTGCATCGCCCCACTGATCTGAATCTATGAACTTGAGAGGAATAACTGAGCCACTGGATTCAACTAAGCTTTTCTGGGCAAGGTTTGCAAACTCCTCGAGAGCACGGTCTGGTCTCCCATGTTTTTGGTCTTCTTCAAATCTCACCTTCACATCTGCCATGATTTTAACTCCATTCTCTTTCTCTATAAGTTTCATTTCCTCTTCGTACATGTGGTTCACATACCAGAAATGACCCACTGGGATGGAACAAGTGCAAATCTCTTCACCTGCAGAAACTGTGCTACTCTGTTTCCCCTCCTGAACTTGGTCCTggtataaacaaataaacaaatgagcaacaacagcaacaacaacaacgtgtgtgtatttttaatgaTTTACTACACAGTGCATACAGTTTGTGGAGCCGGCACAAATGTACGATGGTTTGTCAAAGCATCCTCTGAAGCACCTGTCTGTTCTCCACCTGCTGAAACTGCTTTACTTTGCTTTCCCAGTTGAACCTGATCCTACAAATACAGTACATCATTAATTTTAACAGAATTCATTTATATTGGTTTTTAATAATTTACTACATGTTACATACAGTTTGTGGATCTGGCACAGATGCAGAAGGGTTCATTGAAGCATCCTCTGGTATTTGTGCATCAAGCTCTGGAGATGGCAGTGTCAGACTGATGGATGTTATGGTGACTAAATCTCCATCCTTCCCAGTTAGTGTTTGTTTATTCAGTTTCTGAAGTTTAGTCAGGACTTAAAAGACAGAGACAAAATGGATTCTTTTTTGAAACCAATATAAATATGCAGaatgaaatagaaataaatgctttttttgGAGAAGTTATAAGGATAAGAGAGTAATCAGATGATTATGTAGGAGTTTACACCTGGAGCTGGTTTAATGTTTATCACTGCACGCCCATCTTTTAGGATCCTTTTCACTGAACAGTCCACATTAGGTTTACATTTGTTGAACCAGGACTGAAGCATTTTCTGTAGACTAGTCTCaggcttctttgttttttgtggttcaTCATCAGACTTTATCCACTTCAGTGAGAGAACAATGAGAGCTCCATCTTCAACCTGtgataaaagaaataataataaaacactaaaaacatgtAAGCCTGTGATATTATGCTGAAAATCATTAATTTAAATAAGTATAGTTTAGCATTGTTGAGATATATCTTTTTAGAATTATTTTCTTTAGTATTATAATGAATAGTGTGAGCTTAGCTACGTGTCATATTTTCACATTTGTCACACTGATGTCGCCTTGCAGCCTTAGAACTTTACAATGTTCTTACTGATGATCAAAGTAACGCTGAACAGCTTTACACATTGTTAAGTTCCTCAATCTCACAACTCTTACAATACAATGCTGATGGTTTATATTTCATCTTATGCTAAttctcatggccattgatcagtggtctttgatcagtgagttttggtcagtggttgttgatcaatgatcatgagaatttgtataattaagattaaggaactgacctcccagcccattgttccttcagtgagctggtttcagtcattatgcaaatgtactgtttataagattggggaaacctgcagtcagctgagactgaagaagtcacttggatgagtgacaaaacgtttctcccacaaaacgctacgtccagatgaacagaaccaaCTTTTGGACACCGCCAATAAACTAATATTATGCTGACCTTGTAATCTCAGTAGTTTCACTTTACGTTTTACAAGAATACGGAAAAAATGGAGGACATTAAGTATAAGCACACAAactcaccaaaataaaaaatctttttaagTATAAAAGCAAACCGTGGCCTCAAAAGTGCACTTTAAAATATGTAAGGCTCCTACTGAAAATAAGCACTGTGGATATTTAATGACTGCATTAACACCAAAGTTCCTGAaactatattattttattctgatTCGGTGTTAGTTTACATACTTGGCTCATGTCATCAGGTCTGTCAACCTCCATGGGCTCTGCACTGGCCATGTTCAAGATTTTGATCGTCTTCCTTCAAAACACATCAAACACAGACGACATGACACAGTGTGTTGCACTCAGACAACCAACAATTCTGTATTTGGTGATTTTATATAAAACTATTCTCATAAATTAGCTAACGTCGTTCTCCACCTAACCTGCAGAGCTACACTCCTGGTTGCACTTCACTTTCCAGTTTTCTAATGTCTTACATTTTAACCAAACCTGTAACAACCACAACGTTATATCACACGTTTTATGTATCATCTAAACAGAAATGTATCTTGAAAATATGACTTTACTGCGTATTAGACTTACCCCTGCCTCGctactttaaactgttttttcctTATAAACGAAAGTGAAAGCTTGCAGCGCCACAGTCACGCCCCAACACGCAAGTTCGCCTCTGTCATTTATTTGGGACAGagtgtcctctgttgttgactAAAGGTCCGTTTGCTCAGTTAAAATGACTGTGGATACTAAACCTCCCTTCATTTCCAGAAAAAGGGCAGAAGATGTCTTTTATAGGACAAGTTTTTTCTGGCTTGATATCTCATGGTTTGCAGTTTGTGTAAGCTCACTTCTGATAAATATCTACTGTCTCATATGATTCTGACACATGTACAGCACTGACTTGTTTCATTTAGTTGATATAGGATATACCAGCTATACAGCATgatgctgtaaataaaataatttactgCAGGCTATAACTCATGCAACAGGTAAAATGTATCATTTACAATCCACGGAAattttctgtttgacattttctttagtgtaaatcaaaaacattttctgataATATGTTACCAATTCTACTCATGTTTCACTTGCTACAGAGATTTTCTGGTGTTGTGTTTGTACTTTTATAAAAAAGCATTTCTGCCACCACTTAAAAAAAGTGATATATTGTGGTTCCGTCCTAAAAATGCTCCTCCATTCTTTGCagttacaaataaatgaaatctttTCATGTAGATTCAACATGCAGTGGGAAAGATCCTTTAATATACAGTATTTCACATTTCCATTACAGTAATCCTAAATTGAACATTTATGCAGTATGAATAGCTGTGTTACAAAGTAGGAAgagacacaaaataaaagtaaagccaTTTCACACAAACACCAACATGCAAAGCTTGTTTACTTTTTGTTTAAGGCAAAATTGTTTCGCTGATCTCCAACTTTTTATAAGGCTTCACAAGGCACGAAACAAAGATACATGGTAACATTGTGAAATATAACAACCCCATTGTAAGCAtgcaaataacacaaaatattaGCACTAAACTGAGATTACTGTCATGTCCATGACAAACTCATTTCACTAACAGTATTGAACTGTTCATGGGAGATGTGGCAGTTTTCTGATATAAATAAAGAAGCTCTCTGACAGCGTGGCTCTCCATGAAGGCATTTCCTTCATCTTTTTTGTAGAAAGCTTTGACATTGACTTTGCCTTGATCAATGTctgattttttaaattccacATTAAACTTAGCTTTGATATTTTCTATTTCTTTGTTATAAGAGGTAGTCATCAACTTCCATGATCAATCCTTGATTTGGGAGATGGTCTTTGGTGGTCATGTCAATATTCAGTGATGTGTCTTGAGTCTCTCTTTCATTCTGTTCATGTTTCTTTTCTGCTCTTTATCTGCATGATTGTGCCACTGATCCCAGTGGCACCATGGAATTAGGATGAAACAAACCTCTGGTGTAGACAGAGAAGTGCTCTGAGGGCGTGGCTCTCCATTGAGGCATTTCCTTCTTTCTTGTAGAAAGCTTTGACATTAACTTTGCCTTGACCAATGTCTGAATCATTGAATGCTACGTTAAACTTAGCTTTGATCTTTTCTATTTCCTTGTTATAAGAGTTAGTCATCGACTTCCAAAATGTCTTCTCAATGATCAGTCCTGCATGCGGGAAATCATCTTTGATGGTCACGTCAATCTTCAGTGATTCTTGAGTCTCTCTTTCTTACTCTTGATGAGAAGcatctgtgtttcttttccaatgTGTATCTGCATATAAGCACTTACTGATAACATCTTGACTTTGTCCTGGTCCACGCACAGTCATTGTTTCAGAGGTCAGAGTAACCAaaagcttgtttttctttttctggatGGTTTTCAGTGCATCGCCCCACTGATCTGAATCTATGAACTTGAGAGGAATAACTGAGCCACTGGATTCAACTAAGCTTTTCTGGACAAGGTTTTCAAACTCCTCGAGAGCACGGTCTGGTCTCCCATGTTTTTGGTCTTCTTCAAATCTCACCTTCACATCTGCCATGATTTTAACTCCATTCTCTTTCTCTATAAGTTTCATTTCCTCTTCGTACATGTGGCTCACGTACCAGAAAAGACCCACTGGGACAGAACAAGGGTACATTTCTTCACCTGCAGGATCTCTGCTACTCTGTTTCCCCACCTGAACTTGCTcctgaagatttaaaaaaaaggtaaaataatctttaaaaaaaaaagatcattatgtttgtttgttgaagatcttctttttcatttttatgtttgtaatTAATGACACAGTACATACAGTTTGTAAGTACATTGGGGAAGTACCACTATCTTCTTCAGTTGTAGAACCTGTGTTACTCTCCTTCCCTGGCTGAATGTGCTCCTGTTGAAAAAACATACAGTATATCGTTTATATACATACTGTATACTGTATAATGCACTTATATACATACACTATACAGTATATCTCATTAATATTTTGATAAACTTTTAATTTATGACCCAGTACATACATTTTTTGTCTTTGGCATGAAAGAAGCACCCATCTGGTCTCCAGCTGTAGAACCTGTTTCACTCTGCTCCCCCTGTTGATCTTGCTCCTGTTAAAATACAATACATTATTAAATTCAATAGCATgcattaatatttgttttttaatgatttacTACATTTTACATACAGTTTGTGGCTCTGGTAGACTTACTGAAGAATCATCTTCAGTAAGTAGTTGTGTATCGAGCTCTGGAGATGGCAGTGTCAGACTGATGGATGTTATGGTGaccgttgttttttttcccttcccagCTCCCTTCTCAGTTTCCTTCTCAGTTAGTGTTTCTTTACTCAGTTTCTGAAGCTCAGTGAtagcttaaaagaaaaaacataaagaattttttttaaccaatatAAATATACAAGAAgaagtcagtgtgtgtgtgtgtgtgtgtgtgtgtgtgtgtgtgtgtgtgtgtgtataacacTATGTATTTTGGAGAAGTTATAAAGACAGTAGATTAATCAGATGATTATTAATCAAATGATTATGTAGGACTTGACTGCACCTGGAGCTGGTTTAATGTTTATCACTGCACTCCCATCTTTTAGGATCCTTTTCACTGAACAGTCCACATTAAGTTTACATTTGTTGAACCAGGACTGAAGCATTTTATGTAGACTAGTCTCaggcttctttgttttttgtggttcaTCATCAGACTTTGTCCACTTCAGTGAGAGAACAATGAGAGCTCCATCTTCAACCTgtgataaaaagaaatgaaataaacaattGATAAAGCAGTGTAAATCTGTGTAATCCTatgatattcaatgaaaataaaaatatctaaaagcCATTTTAATCATTGTTTAAATTTATATCTTTagaattattttttcacttttacaaTGCAGATAAATAGTGTGAGGTTAGCCACATgtcatattttcacattttcagctTGAACAACTTTACAAATCTTCTCACTGGCGATCACAGTCACACTGAACAGCTTTACACAGCATTGATCATGTATCTCCTGAACCTCCACTGTTGATCAGCTGAGATTATCATACTGATCTTGTGTAATCAATACTTTCACTTTCACATAATCTTGTTTGGAGCTGGAGCTTGTTTTGTGTTACTGAGAACTTaatcatacacacacaaactgatcAAAACACTTACTGCAGCAGGTGTATCGGTAGGTTTTAGATGTTGCTCATTTTTGCCCATAGCAGAAGGCTGCACctttaataatgataaaaagtctttttaagtataaaaacaaactcttgtgttgaaagtaaaacaaaacaaaacaaaaacaagcataCTGCTCCCAATGAAGATAATAACTATGGCTATTTAATGACTGAATTAACCCCCAAAATTTTGCAATCTTACAAAGTTTTTTTCACTGATGAACCTCCAGAGTGGATCAGCTGAGATTATTATGTTGATCTTGTGTGCTTAATTCTCGAAAACGTACGTAACACACAGAAACTCACAAAAACACTTACTGCACCAGGTGTATCAATTGGTGTTAGGTGTTGCTGGTTGACACTCAAAGAAGAATGCTGCACCTATAATAATGGGAGGACGGCTTTTTAAGTATAAAAAAAGTGTTGTGTCAACTTAAAAAAGAAGTTTATTGGTGCTAATGAAGGTGGATATTCACTAAAGTTGATTATTTAATGACCCTTTAACACCAAAGCTCCTGTAACAAATTTGCAACCTTATGAAGTTTCTTCACTCATGAACCTGATCAGCTGAGGTTAGCTGAGCTTGTGTGCTTTCacttttacttactttttaCAAGAATATGGATAAAAGCTGGAACTGGTTATGTTTTATAGAACAGATGAAGCATAAGCACACAAACTCGGCAAAACACTTACTGCAGCAGTTGTATCTGTAGGTGATGAATGTTGCTGGTTGTCACTCAAAGCAGAATGCTGCATCTATAATAATGAAGaaagacttttaaaaataaatcaaacaccTTTCATCACTTTGGTCACCTGCTCTTTTCCCACTGTCAGTTGGTGGGTCAATGATGTGCTTCCTGTTTGCTGATTGGCCATTCAACACAGGCTCATTGGAGGCCCCCTCTGATTGAGAAATGATTGTGCCACTGAACCCAGTGGCACCATGGAATTAGGATGAAACAAACCTCTGGTGTAGACAGAGAAGTGCTCTGAGGGCGTGGCTCTCCATTGAGGCATTTCCTTCTTTCTTGTAGAAAGCTTTGACATTAACTTTGCCTTGATCAATGTCTGAATCATTGAATGCTACGTTAAACTTAGCTTTGATCTTTTCTATTTCCTTGTTATAAGAGTTAGTCATCAACTTCCAAAATGTCTCCTCAATGATCAGTCCTGCATGCGGGAAATCATCTTTGATGGTCATGTCAATCTTCAGTGTGTCTTGAGTCTCTCTTTCATACTCTTGATGAGAAGcatctgtgtttcttttccgATGTGTATCTGCATTTAATAACTTTTTGATGGCCTCTTGACTTTGTGTTGGTCCACGCACAGTCATTGTTTCAGAGGTCAGAGTAACCAaaagcttgttttctttttcctggatGGTTTTCAGTGCATCGCCCCACTGATCTGAATCTATGAACTTGAGAGGAATAACTGAGCGACTGGATTCAGCTGAGCTTTTCTGGACAAGGTTTACAAACTCATCGAGAGCATTGTCTGGTCTCCCATGTTTTTGGTCTACTTCATATCTCACCTTCATATCTGCCATGATTTTAACCCCATTCTTTTTTTCTATACGTTTCATTTCCTCTTCGTACATGTGGTTCACATACCAGAAATGACCCACTGGGATGGAACAAGTGTACATTTCTTCACCTGCAGAAACTGTGCTACTCTGTTTCCCCAGCTGAACTTGGTCATAAAACTGAGCAAGAGAaccatgtgtgtttgttgtctGCATTGCATCTGCATATAAGCACTTACTCATAACATCTTGACTTTGTCCTGGCCCACGCACAGTCATTACATCAGAAGTCAGAGTAACCAAAAGCTTACTTTCCTTTTTCTGGATGGTTTTCAGGGCGTTGCCCCACTCATCTGACTCTATGAACTTGAGAGGAATAACTGAGCCACAGGATTCAACTAAGCTTTTCTGGACAAGGTTTTCAAACTCCTCGAGAGCACGGTCTGGTCTCCCATGTTTTTGGTCTACTTCAAATCTCACCTTCACATCTGCCATGATTTTAACCCCATTCTTTTTTTCTATACGTTTTATTTCCTCTTCATACATGTGGCTCACGTACCAGAAATGACCCACTGGGACGGAACAAGAGTGCACCTCTTCTTTAGGGGCATTACTTTGTTCACTTTTTTGAACCTGTTCCTGTTAAAAATACAGTACATCACAATACAGTACAGTACATTTAATGGAATGGCATATAACATTTCTATTCCATTTGTTGATGCTTTATCACATCGTACATACCGTTTGTAACTCTTGCAGAGATGCAGAAAGGTTAATTGAAGCATCCTCTGGTACTTGTGTATCGAGCTCTGGAGATGGCAGTGTGAGACTGATGGATATTATGGTGACTGATTGTCCATCCCTCCCAGTTAGTGTTTGGTTATTCAGTTTCTGAAGATCAGCCAGGgcttaaaagacaaaaaatgaaCTCTTTTCTAAAACCAATATAAATATACTGAATTAAGTCAAAATATACTTTTACTGAATAAGTTATAATTCAGTAATTGTTTATTGAATAAGTTAAGAAAGATATTAAAGTTATTCAAGACTATACTGCACCTGGAGCTGGTTTAGCCTTTACCACAACACGGCCATCTTTTAAGGTCCTTTCCACTGCACAGTCCACCTGATGTTTGCATTTATTGAACCAAGTCTGAAGCATTCTATGTAGACGAGTCTCTAGCCTCTTCACTTTTTGTGGTTCTTTTAGATTTGTCCACTTCAATGAGAGGACAAATAGAACTTCTTCATCATCCTGTGATAGAAACAtaataaaacactttttaatttaatttaattttaatttttaatttatttaaacaagCTTAGATCTTCCTAACATTGTAAACATAGATGTTTTAGTGTgcatttttcatatatataGTATACATAAATAATGTGAGATTAACTACTTTTATCATAATTTCAAAATTGTCACCTTAAAACTCTAGATAGACTAAATACAGTTGTTTCAATATATGTTGGATGTTACTGACTGTTACTCTTAGTAGTTTACTATAAAACTGTAAGGGAGAAAAGTATTtgtaaatataaaagaaaatcaatgtgtcgaaatgctgtttttcttaactatTGTACGTCTTTTATTGTAGCAAGTCACTGTGAAAATGTATTGATCATGTTTAATGCCAACGCTCCttttaaagctatttttcagTCTGATGAAGTGTTGGTTGGCTGGTTCATGGCCGTGGTTTCTGCAACTTACGACTTTCATGGGCTCAGCTTCATAGACGTTCGCTGACATAGTGACAGTCTTTTCCCTTCAAAACACACCAAACAAACAGCTTAGGCCCACGAAACATACCTTTTTATTCAAACATTCAAAAGTTCTTTATCtggtgaattttaaaaaaaaatttctcagTAGGATATTGTTCAAAATGGCGTACTGAGAACCGTTATTATCTCTTTACTTCATTTCCTTAATGcaaatatcattttttttatgtgttataTTTAATTTACACATTAAATATACACATTGTGCTTACCGAATCACATTTATTGCTCGTAAATATGAAGCTTCCACTTACCTTTGCTGGCTACTTTAAAAAGTGACTTTTGCTGATAAACGAAAGCGAAAACGTTCTACCTCCACAACAAGAGCGTCACAGTGATCGCACCAAATTTTTAATgtgcgttttttttttcatttgctgcACAAATAAAATCCGTTGGCTCAGTTAAAATGGCCGTGGAAATAAACTATCTGTTTATGTTTGACTTATTATTCGCTAGATATTTCAAATAAAGTTTACAGTTGATGTGAAATACGGTGTGTTAAATGCTTgcatctctctctgtgtgtgaggtGGTGTAAAGTATAGTGAAAAAGTATATGCTCCCTTCCTGGttacttgttgtttttgtttgtttgcatattgacattctgacatgttttagaTCATCTCcaaatcaacttttggagatttttggagatttacttacctggatgattgagcatgcatcaagacgttttagctcatcaaacacattttcatattaggcaaagagaattttaaaaaattctgtttttaaattatgatttcatttattacgttttttttttaacctaccTGACCATATATGAAAAATGAATTACTCCCTAAACCTAATTACTGGTTGTGACACACTTGTGAACTACCATCAACCATTTGAAATAACTGGCAATGTGTCTTTCACATTGCTGTGGGGGCTCATTCTCATTCTTTTCAAAATTATTACAATTCAGCAACACTGGAGGGTTTTCAAGCATGGGCAACCTGTTTAAGAAAATGTCAAAGTATTTCAATTAGATTTAAGTCCTGACTTTGACCAGGCCACCCTAAAACTAGTGTACTGACTGTGCCTACAATAACTCTTCTATATATCAAAGAGAATAACAAAAATTCAGTAGAAATTGTATCACAAATattcacaaaataaaactgttacAAAATTGAATTAATAAAATTCATGATTCTATTTGTTCCTACTTGCTGTACATAGTTTTGACAGTTTTTTATATGAATTGAGAATTTGTTTTTTCTAGCTTTACATACatcctttcattctttatattcTGAACTCAAGTTTGCAAAAACTTTTTAGACTCAGAAGAGTCCGAGCTTTTCATGTACAGTACacccgtagtaaataagcaagCAAGAAAGCAATTAAAACATAACAAGAGCAAAGTACAAAAGGTAACAAATTTATACAGAAACAGTCTTTTGTTCTGCAGAAATGTGAGCTGtgcaaaatctgtttatttttgttgccaTCTTTTCAATAACATTTTCCCACCTGATCAATGACCTttgcaaatatacacaaattaaaCCATAACTGTGGAAATATGTGTAACACATCCTTAGCTGTAAAAAAATAACCATACAAAAACTATTTCCAAAGGCACTCTCAAAAGCTGCGTGGCAatgtgaaatataaaaaaatccaCCTTAAGCTGGTAAACAAAACAAGATTAAAATACTGAAATGGCATTAAAATTCATGAGTGATACATGAAAATCAACTAAAAGCTATAATGTTGCTGCACTTCAAACAAGATTTAAAACACTCTCACAGCAACAAGGAGCaaacaaagcaataaaatgTAACATGACACCTTCAGGCCACTTCATCCATCACTTTCTCTGTTCAGTCTTTAAATTCAATTTCTTCATATAATTTTCAATCATAACTTACttacacctttttttttaaacttagctGCTTCTTTCTACTTATCTTTGGTGACTTGTATGTATGTGGTTGTATGTGAATACGAGAGCTGTGCACTTCTATACTAGATGCTATAACACAGTGAGCTGGGTGGATATAGGTAAGGCTGCCATGCTGGCACTGTGTGCAGAAGTACAGAGGAGAAGGCATCGGTGTGATTAGCAGCAGCAGGATTTGAATGATGACGTTTTCATCGCTGTACTACGGCATCAGCAAGCAGCGATTTCTATTCAGCTTCATCCTTGAGAGTGAACCTGGAAGATGAGGTGGAACAGTCAT of Maylandia zebra isolate NMK-2024a linkage group LG5, Mzebra_GT3a, whole genome shotgun sequence contains these proteins:
- the LOC143418613 gene encoding uncharacterized protein LOC143418613 isoform X4, which gives rise to MSANVYEAEPMKVDDEEVLFVLSLKWTNLKEPQKVKRLETRLHRMLQTWFNKCKHQVDCAVERTLKDGRVVVKAKPAPALADLQKLNNQTLTGRDGQSVTIISISLTLPSPELDTQVPEDASINLSASLQELQTMQHSALSDNQQHSSPTDTTAAVQHSSLSVNQQHLTPIDTPGAVQPSAMGKNEQHLKPTDTPAAVEDGALIVLSLKWTKSDDEPQKTKKPETSLHKMLQSWFNKCKLNVDCSVKRILKDGSAVINIKPAPAITELQKLSKETLTEKETEKGAGKGKKTTVTITSISLTLPSPELDTQLLTEDDSSVSLPEPQTEQVQVGKQSSRDPAGEEMYPCSVPVGLFWYVSHMYEEEMKLIEKENGVKIMADVKVRFEEDQKHGRPDRALEEFENLVQKSLVESSGSVIPLKFIDSDQWGDALKTIQKKKNKLLVTLTSETMTVRGPGQSQDVISKCLYADTHWKRNTDASHQE
- the LOC143418613 gene encoding uncharacterized protein LOC143418613 isoform X3, with protein sequence MSANVYEAEPMKVDDEEVLFVLSLKWTNLKEPQKVKRLETRLHRMLQTWFNKCKHQVDCAVERTLKDGRVVVKAKPAPALADLQKLNNQTLTGRDGQSVTIISISLTLPSPELDTQVPEDASINLSASLQELQTMQHSALSDNQQHSSPTDTTAAVQHSSLSVNQQHLTPIDTPGAVQPSAMGKNEQHLKPTDTPAAVEDGALIVLSLKWTKSDDEPQKTKKPETSLHKMLQSWFNKCKLNVDCSVKRILKDGSAVINIKPAPAITELQKLSKETLTEKETEKGAGKGKKTTVTITSISLTLPSPELDTQLLTEDDSSEQDQQGEQSETGSTAGDQMGASFMPKTKNEHIQPGKESNTGSTTEEDSGTSPMYLQTEQVQVGKQSSRDPAGEEMYPCSVPVGLFWYVSHMYEEEMKLIEKENGVKIMADVKVRFEEDQKHGRPDRALEEFENLVQKSLVESSGSVIPLKFIDSDQWGDALKTIQKKKNKLLVTLTSETMTVRGPGQSQDVISKCLYADTHWKRNTDASHQE
- the LOC143418613 gene encoding uncharacterized protein LOC143418613 isoform X1, which gives rise to MSANVYEAEPMKVDDEEVLFVLSLKWTNLKEPQKVKRLETRLHRMLQTWFNKCKHQVDCAVERTLKDGRVVVKAKPAPALADLQKLNNQTLTGRDGQSVTIISISLTLPSPELDTQVPEDASINLSASLQELQTEQVQKSEQSNAPKEEVHSCSVPVGHFWYVSHMYEEEIKRIEKKNGVKIMADVKVRFEVDQKHGRPDRALEEFENLVQKSLVESCGSVIPLKFIESDEWGNALKTIQKKESKLLVTLTSDVMTVRGPGQSQDVMSKCLYADAMQTTNTHGSLAQFYDQVQLGKQSSTVSAGEEMYTCSIPVGHFWYVNHMYEEEMKRIEKKNGVKIMADMKVRYEVDQKHGRPDNALDEFVNLVQKSSAESSRSVIPLKFIDSDQWGDALKTIQEKENKLLVTLTSETMTVRGPTQSQEAIKKLLNADTHRKRNTDASHQEYERETQDTLKIDMTIKDDFPHAGLIIEETFWKLMTNSYNKEIEKIKAKFNVAFNDSDIDQGKVNVKAFYKKEGNASMESHALRALLCLHQRFVSS
- the LOC143418613 gene encoding uncharacterized protein LOC143418613 isoform X5, translating into MSANVYEAEPMKVDDEEVLFVLSLKWTNLKEPQKVKRLETRLHRMLQTWFNKCKHQVDCAVERTLKDGRVVVKAKPAPALADLQKLNNQTLTGRDGQSVTIISISLTLPSPELDTQVPEDASINLSASLQELQTMQHSALSDNQQHSSPTDTTAAVQHSSLSVNQQHLTPIDTPGAVQPSAMGKNEQHLKPTDTPAAVEDGALIVLSLKWTKSDDEPQKTKKPETSLHKMLQSWFNKCKLNVDCSVKRILKDGSAVINIKPAPAITELQKLSKETLTEKETEKGAGKGKKTTVTITSISLTLPSPELDTQLLTEDDSSEQVQVGKQSSRDPAGEEMYPCSVPVGLFWYVSHMYEEEMKLIEKENGVKIMADVKVRFEEDQKHGRPDRALEEFENLVQKSLVESSGSVIPLKFIDSDQWGDALKTIQKKKNKLLVTLTSETMTVRGPGQSQDVISKCLYADTHWKRNTDASHQE
- the LOC143418613 gene encoding uncharacterized protein LOC143418613 isoform X2 yields the protein MSANVYEAEPMKVDDEEVLFVLSLKWTNLKEPQKVKRLETRLHRMLQTWFNKCKHQVDCAVERTLKDGRVVVKAKPAPALADLQKLNNQTLTGRDGQSVTIISISLTLPSPELDTQVPEDASINLSASLQELQTMQHSALSDNQQHSSPTDTTAAVQHSSLSVNQQHLTPIDTPGAVQPSAMGKNEQHLKPTDTPAAVEDGALIVLSLKWTKSDDEPQKTKKPETSLHKMLQSWFNKCKLNVDCSVKRILKDGSAVINIKPAPAITELQKLSKETLTEKETEKGAGKGKKTTVTITSISLTLPSPELDTQLLTEDDSSVSLPEPQTEQDQQGEQSETGSTAGDQMGASFMPKTKNEHIQPGKESNTGSTTEEDSGTSPMYLQTEQVQVGKQSSRDPAGEEMYPCSVPVGLFWYVSHMYEEEMKLIEKENGVKIMADVKVRFEEDQKHGRPDRALEEFENLVQKSLVESSGSVIPLKFIDSDQWGDALKTIQKKKNKLLVTLTSETMTVRGPGQSQDVISKCLYADTHWKRNTDASHQE